A stretch of Corynebacterium timonense DNA encodes these proteins:
- the sufB gene encoding Fe-S cluster assembly protein SufB, with product MNDDEIIESIGAYNYGWHDSDAAGAAARRGLSAEVVSDISAIKQEPEWMLQQRLKALDIFEKKPLPTWGADLSDIDFDNIKYYVRSTEQQATSWEDLPEDIKNTYDKLGIPEAEKQRLVAGVAAQYESEVVYHQIREDLEAKGVIFVDTDTALREHEDLFKEYFGSVIPAGDNKFSALNSAVWSGGSFIYVPPGVHVDIPLQAYFRINTENMGQFERTLIIVDEDAYVHYVEGCTAPIYKSDSLHSAVVEIIVKKGGRCRYTTIQNWSNNVYNLVTKRAKAEEGATMEWVDGNIGSKVTMKYPAVWMTGEHARGEVLSVAFAGEGQFQDTGAKMTHLAPHTSSTIVSKSVARGGGRAAYRGLVQVHPNAHHSASNVECDALLVDNISRSDTYPYNDIRNDHVTLGHEAKVSKVSEEQLFYLMSRGIEEEEAMAMIVRGFVEPIAKELPMEYALELNRLIELQMEGSVG from the coding sequence ATGAACGACGACGAAATTATCGAGTCTATCGGTGCCTACAACTACGGCTGGCACGATTCCGACGCTGCGGGCGCGGCAGCGCGCCGCGGCCTGAGCGCCGAGGTCGTGAGCGACATTTCGGCGATTAAGCAGGAGCCGGAGTGGATGCTGCAGCAGCGCCTGAAGGCCCTCGATATCTTTGAGAAGAAGCCGCTGCCGACGTGGGGCGCCGACCTGTCGGACATCGACTTCGACAACATTAAGTACTACGTGCGCTCGACCGAGCAGCAGGCTACCTCCTGGGAGGACCTGCCGGAGGACATTAAGAACACCTACGACAAGCTCGGCATCCCGGAGGCGGAGAAGCAGCGCCTCGTCGCCGGCGTCGCAGCGCAGTACGAGTCCGAGGTGGTCTACCACCAGATCCGCGAGGACCTCGAGGCGAAGGGCGTCATCTTCGTCGACACCGACACCGCCCTGCGCGAGCACGAGGACCTGTTCAAGGAGTACTTCGGTTCCGTCATTCCGGCGGGCGACAACAAGTTCTCCGCCCTCAACTCCGCCGTGTGGTCCGGCGGCTCCTTCATCTACGTGCCGCCGGGGGTCCACGTGGACATCCCGCTGCAGGCCTACTTCCGCATTAACACGGAGAACATGGGCCAGTTCGAGCGCACCCTCATCATCGTCGACGAGGACGCGTACGTGCACTACGTCGAGGGCTGCACCGCGCCGATCTACAAGTCGGACTCGCTGCACTCCGCCGTGGTGGAGATCATCGTGAAGAAGGGCGGCCGCTGCCGCTACACCACCATCCAGAACTGGTCGAACAACGTCTACAACCTGGTGACCAAGCGCGCCAAGGCGGAAGAGGGCGCGACCATGGAGTGGGTCGACGGCAATATCGGCTCCAAGGTGACCATGAAGTACCCGGCCGTGTGGATGACCGGCGAGCACGCCCGCGGAGAGGTCCTCTCTGTCGCCTTCGCCGGCGAGGGTCAGTTCCAGGACACTGGCGCGAAGATGACCCACCTCGCGCCCCACACCTCCTCGACGATCGTGTCCAAGTCCGTCGCCCGCGGTGGCGGCCGCGCGGCTTACCGCGGTCTGGTGCAGGTGCACCCGAACGCGCACCACTCTGCCTCCAACGTCGAGTGCGACGCGCTGCTGGTAGACAACATCTCCCGCTCGGACACCTACCCCTACAACGACATCCGCAACGACCACGTGACGCTGGGCCACGAGGCGAAGGTGTCGAAGGTCTCCGAGGAGCAGCTGTTCTACCTCATGTCCCGCGGCATCGAGGAAGAGGAGGCCATGGCGATGATCGTCCGCGGCTTCGTCGAGCCCATCGCGAAGGAGCTCCCGATGGAGTACGCCCTGGAGCTCAACCGTCTTATCGAACTGCAAATGGAAGGATCGGTGGGCTAA
- a CDS encoding helix-turn-helix transcriptional regulator produces MTEQPRSISGDTRREVMSLLLKLGPVTASELGESLGLSAAGVRRHLDKLVDENYAETCEPRAVAGAGASRGRPAKHYQLTDDGRELFGSSYDSLAVEAVELIRQIGGPEAVRAFARGRIDKILAGVAEASDGDVEDTARRLAEVLDAHGYAASVTKAGAGIQICQHHCPVASVAAEHPELCEAEHEAISHLVGSHVQPLALIADGNGICTTNIPLAPINRAGALPERSGERD; encoded by the coding sequence ATGACGGAGCAGCCCCGCTCGATCAGTGGCGACACCCGGCGCGAAGTCATGTCGCTGCTGCTCAAGCTCGGCCCGGTCACCGCATCCGAGTTAGGGGAGTCCCTCGGGCTCTCTGCAGCGGGTGTGAGGCGCCACCTAGACAAGCTGGTCGACGAGAATTATGCCGAGACCTGCGAACCGCGTGCCGTGGCGGGGGCGGGTGCCTCCCGCGGTCGCCCCGCGAAGCACTACCAGCTGACGGACGACGGCCGAGAGCTCTTCGGCAGCAGCTACGACTCCCTCGCTGTGGAGGCGGTCGAGCTGATCCGCCAGATCGGTGGCCCCGAGGCCGTGCGGGCCTTCGCACGCGGCAGGATCGACAAGATCCTCGCTGGGGTGGCCGAGGCCTCGGACGGGGACGTCGAGGATACTGCCCGCCGCCTCGCGGAGGTGCTCGACGCCCACGGCTACGCAGCGTCCGTGACAAAGGCGGGCGCCGGTATCCAAATCTGCCAGCACCACTGCCCGGTCGCCTCGGTGGCCGCGGAGCACCCGGAGCTGTGCGAGGCGGAGCACGAGGCAATTTCGCACCTCGTCGGCAGCCATGTTCAACCGTTGGCGCTCATCGCCGACGGCAACGGTATCTGCACGACCAACATCCCCCTGGCCCCGATCAACCGGGCCGGGGCTTTACCCGAAAGGAGCGGAGAACGTGACTGA
- a CDS encoding ABC transporter ATP-binding protein has translation MSTTFGGSPSADALVVEDVTKTYGSTTAVAGMSFTAARGDVLALLGPNGAGKTTTVEMCEGLISPTSGSIRVLGLDPVAQPEKVRARVGIMLQGGGSYSGITVREMLQLTASYNKNPLDVDWLIGLLGLEGVHKTTYRRLSGGQKQRLSFALAMIGRPELIFLDEPTAGMDAQSRLAVWDIISAMRDDGVSVLLTTHLMDEAEALADKVVIVDQGRVVAEGTPADLTRHECSPLISVETAAPFDLDRLNDALRGYQHTAQSNRPLRYQVAGDASPEVIAAVAAEAAAQGVQIREMGVTHRTLEDVFLDITGRDLRS, from the coding sequence ATGAGTACAACTTTTGGAGGATCGCCGTCGGCGGACGCCCTCGTCGTGGAGGACGTAACCAAGACGTACGGCTCCACGACCGCGGTGGCGGGGATGAGCTTCACCGCCGCGCGCGGAGACGTGCTCGCCCTGCTCGGGCCGAACGGCGCGGGCAAGACGACGACGGTGGAGATGTGCGAGGGGCTCATCTCCCCGACCTCCGGCTCGATCCGCGTCCTCGGCCTCGACCCGGTGGCGCAGCCGGAGAAAGTCCGCGCGCGCGTCGGCATCATGCTGCAGGGCGGCGGCTCGTACTCCGGGATCACGGTGCGCGAGATGCTCCAGCTGACGGCGTCCTACAACAAAAATCCCCTCGACGTCGACTGGCTGATCGGCCTGCTCGGCCTCGAGGGGGTGCACAAGACGACGTACCGGCGCCTGTCCGGCGGGCAGAAGCAGCGTCTTTCCTTCGCGCTCGCGATGATCGGCCGCCCCGAGCTCATCTTCCTCGACGAGCCCACCGCGGGCATGGACGCCCAGTCGCGCCTGGCCGTGTGGGACATCATCTCCGCAATGCGTGACGACGGGGTGAGCGTGCTGCTCACCACACACCTCATGGACGAGGCCGAGGCGCTGGCGGACAAAGTCGTCATCGTCGATCAGGGCCGCGTCGTCGCCGAAGGCACCCCCGCCGACCTCACGCGCCACGAGTGCTCCCCGCTTATCAGCGTGGAAACGGCCGCGCCCTTCGACCTGGACCGCCTCAACGACGCGTTGCGTGGGTACCAGCACACCGCCCAGTCGAACCGGCCGCTGCGCTACCAAGTGGCGGGCGACGCCAGCCCGGAGGTCATCGCCGCGGTGGCGGCCGAGGCCGCCGCCCAGGGCGTGCAGATCCGCGAGATGGGGGTCACCCACCGCACCCTCGAAGACGTCTTCCTCGACATCACCGGACGCGACCTCAGGAGCTAG
- the mptB gene encoding polyprenol phosphomannose-dependent alpha 1,6 mannosyltransferase MptB: protein MSRSVLPTPPSLPSPRSVVPRLGRPGSRSAELHGESRQEERFVRASISELNRFSLLRWLGLVGTLLMGLGGLGGGALPVVDNPYGAMPLGSVMARMLQASSSLVLIGVGFLVVAWVFMGPFVGAGSAPPRVRPALLLRTCAAWVAPLLFTAPLFTQDIYSYLAHGSIARHGLDPYAAGPVDILGTENHLARSVPFIWADSPSPYGPVALGVAAAISWLTNDSILYGVLAHRTVSLLGIAAAAWGVIALSRRCGVASSAAVWLGILNPLTILHLVGGIHNEALLLGLVLVGLELGLRGVDAVHARPARAAALLVASGGLISCGGMVKVTGFIALGFVDMALARAWKPRIGAWALVAAVAVQTVLLVAAVLVATWVTGIGFGWITGQGGAAAIRSWLSLTTDIGVIAGFFGMLLGFGDHTEAMMAVTRIAGLAAAAVFMFRMLWATYRGTIHPVGALGVSTLVLVILFPVVHPWYPLWAIVPLAAWANRLSFRVGVGVYSTVFSFLVLPRGLALPPGTVVTIYASAAVAFAVLVGAAWLWYRRRGARV, encoded by the coding sequence GTGTCACGCTCCGTCCTGCCTACCCCGCCTTCCCTGCCGAGCCCGCGCAGTGTCGTTCCGCGCCTCGGCCGGCCCGGGTCGCGGTCCGCGGAGCTGCACGGGGAATCCCGGCAGGAGGAGCGCTTTGTCCGGGCGTCGATAAGCGAGCTCAACCGTTTTTCCTTGCTGCGTTGGCTGGGCCTCGTGGGAACCCTGCTGATGGGGCTCGGCGGGCTCGGCGGCGGTGCGCTGCCGGTGGTGGATAACCCCTACGGCGCGATGCCGCTGGGCTCGGTCATGGCCCGAATGCTGCAGGCGTCGTCCTCGCTCGTGCTCATCGGGGTGGGCTTCCTCGTGGTCGCGTGGGTGTTCATGGGCCCGTTCGTAGGCGCTGGATCGGCGCCACCGCGGGTGCGCCCGGCGCTGCTCCTGCGGACCTGCGCCGCCTGGGTGGCGCCGCTGCTGTTCACCGCCCCGCTGTTCACGCAAGACATTTACTCCTACCTCGCGCACGGCTCGATCGCCCGGCACGGGCTCGACCCGTACGCCGCCGGGCCCGTCGACATCCTCGGCACGGAGAACCACCTCGCGCGCTCTGTGCCGTTCATCTGGGCGGATTCTCCCAGCCCCTACGGACCGGTCGCCCTCGGCGTGGCCGCCGCGATTTCGTGGCTGACGAACGACTCGATCCTCTACGGCGTGCTCGCGCACCGCACGGTGTCCCTGCTCGGCATCGCCGCGGCCGCCTGGGGCGTCATCGCGCTGTCGCGGCGCTGCGGCGTCGCCAGCTCCGCCGCGGTGTGGCTGGGCATTCTCAACCCGCTGACCATCCTCCACCTCGTCGGCGGGATCCACAACGAGGCGCTGCTTCTGGGCCTCGTCCTCGTCGGGCTCGAACTCGGGCTGCGCGGCGTCGACGCCGTTCACGCTCGCCCCGCCCGCGCCGCCGCGCTCCTCGTCGCCTCGGGGGGGCTCATTTCGTGCGGCGGGATGGTCAAGGTGACCGGCTTTATCGCCCTGGGGTTCGTGGACATGGCGCTCGCGCGGGCGTGGAAGCCCCGGATAGGCGCGTGGGCGCTCGTCGCCGCTGTTGCCGTACAAACCGTGTTGCTGGTGGCCGCCGTCCTCGTGGCCACGTGGGTGACCGGCATCGGCTTCGGCTGGATCACCGGGCAGGGCGGGGCGGCGGCGATCCGCAGCTGGCTGTCGCTGACCACCGACATCGGGGTCATCGCCGGCTTTTTCGGCATGCTGTTGGGCTTCGGCGACCACACCGAGGCCATGATGGCGGTCACGAGGATCGCCGGGCTCGCCGCGGCGGCGGTGTTCATGTTCCGCATGCTGTGGGCCACCTACCGCGGCACCATCCATCCGGTCGGCGCGCTGGGGGTGTCCACGCTGGTGCTGGTGATCCTCTTCCCCGTCGTCCACCCCTGGTACCCGCTGTGGGCGATCGTGCCCCTGGCGGCCTGGGCGAACCGCCTGTCCTTCCGCGTCGGGGTGGGGGTCTACTCGACGGTGTTTAGCTTCCTCGTGCTTCCGCGCGGGCTCGCGCTCCCGCCCGGGACGGTGGTCACAATCTACGCCTCGGCTGCCGTCGCTTTCGCCGTGCTCGTCGGGGCGGCCTGGCTCTGGTACCGGCGCCGCGGGGCGAGGGTCTAA
- a CDS encoding cysteine desulfurase produces the protein MTYTHSDGTLNVDAIRAEFPILSRTVRDGKPLVYLDSGATSQRPERVWNAEREFVLNTFAPVHRGSYQLAEEATDAYETARDRIAAFVGAAGHEIAFTKNATEALNLVAYALGDDRAGDHRVSEGDTIVVTELEHHANLVPWQELARRTGARLKWYEMTPDGRIDLDSLELDSSVKVVAFTHQSNVTGAHADVAEMVRRAQEVGALTVLDACQSVPHMAVDFHALDVDFAAFSGHKMCGPSGVGVLYGKGSLLDALPPFLTGGSMIEMVHMDHSTYAPAPQRFEAGTQMTSQVVGLGAAVEFLSEIGMDAIAAHEHELTAAALEKMQAIDGLHITGPKTAEKRGGAIAFTVDGLHPHDLGQVLDAEGVAVRTGHHCAWPAHRALDAQATARASFYLYNTHEEVDALVAAINKAKQFFGV, from the coding sequence ATGACATACACACACTCAGACGGAACGCTCAACGTGGACGCCATCCGCGCGGAGTTTCCGATCCTGTCCCGCACCGTCCGCGACGGCAAGCCGCTGGTTTACCTCGACTCCGGTGCGACCTCGCAGCGACCGGAACGCGTGTGGAACGCCGAGCGCGAGTTTGTGTTGAACACCTTCGCGCCCGTGCACCGCGGCTCGTATCAGCTCGCGGAGGAGGCGACCGACGCCTACGAGACGGCGCGCGATCGCATCGCGGCCTTCGTCGGGGCGGCGGGGCACGAAATCGCGTTTACGAAGAACGCGACGGAGGCCCTCAACCTCGTCGCGTACGCTCTCGGTGACGACCGCGCCGGCGACCACCGCGTCAGCGAGGGCGACACCATTGTGGTCACCGAGCTCGAACACCACGCGAACCTAGTGCCGTGGCAGGAACTCGCGCGCCGCACCGGCGCGCGGCTGAAGTGGTATGAGATGACCCCAGACGGGCGGATCGACCTCGATTCGCTTGAGCTGGACAGCTCGGTGAAGGTGGTTGCCTTTACTCACCAATCCAACGTCACGGGCGCGCACGCGGACGTGGCGGAGATGGTGCGCCGGGCGCAGGAGGTCGGGGCGCTTACGGTCCTCGATGCCTGCCAGTCGGTGCCGCACATGGCGGTCGACTTCCACGCTCTGGATGTTGACTTCGCCGCCTTCTCCGGCCACAAGATGTGCGGCCCCTCGGGCGTCGGCGTCCTCTATGGCAAGGGCTCGCTTCTCGACGCCCTCCCGCCCTTCCTCACCGGCGGCTCGATGATCGAGATGGTCCACATGGACCACTCCACGTACGCCCCGGCACCGCAGCGCTTCGAGGCGGGCACCCAGATGACCAGCCAGGTCGTCGGTCTGGGCGCCGCGGTGGAGTTCCTCTCCGAGATCGGTATGGACGCCATCGCCGCCCACGAGCACGAACTGACCGCGGCGGCGCTGGAGAAGATGCAGGCCATCGACGGCCTGCACATCACCGGACCGAAAACCGCCGAGAAGCGCGGCGGCGCCATCGCCTTCACCGTCGATGGGCTGCACCCGCACGACCTCGGCCAGGTCCTCGATGCCGAGGGCGTGGCCGTGCGCACCGGGCACCACTGCGCGTGGCCAGCCCACCGCGCACTCGATGCTCAGGCGACGGCGCGCGCCAGCTTCTACCTGTACAACACGCACGAGGAGGTCGACGCCCTCGTCGCAGCCATCAACAAAGCCAAGCAGTTCTTCGGGGTGTGA
- the sufU gene encoding Fe-S cluster assembly sulfur transfer protein SufU, protein MNLESMYQEVILDHYKNPQYAGLREPYESEVHHVNPSCGDEITLRVHLSEDGQTVEDVSYAATGCSISQASTSVMAEEIIGRPIAEAMDKLEAFDEMITSRGELEGDPEKIGDGVAFAGVAKFPARVKCALLGWKAFQAATSDALEARG, encoded by the coding sequence ATGAACCTTGAATCCATGTACCAGGAAGTGATCCTGGACCACTACAAAAACCCCCAGTACGCCGGGCTGCGCGAGCCCTACGAGTCGGAGGTCCACCACGTCAACCCGTCGTGCGGTGACGAAATCACGCTGCGGGTGCATCTTTCGGAGGACGGGCAGACGGTCGAGGACGTGTCTTACGCTGCGACGGGGTGCTCGATCTCTCAGGCGTCGACAAGCGTGATGGCGGAAGAAATCATCGGCCGGCCGATCGCTGAGGCGATGGACAAGCTGGAGGCCTTCGACGAGATGATCACCTCGCGCGGTGAGCTCGAGGGCGACCCCGAGAAAATCGGCGACGGCGTCGCGTTTGCAGGTGTGGCCAAATTCCCGGCGCGCGTCAAGTGCGCGCTCCTCGGGTGGAAGGCGTTCCAGGCGGCCACCTCCGACGCGCTCGAGGCGCGCGGATAG
- the sufD gene encoding Fe-S cluster assembly protein SufD — translation MTQAAAETVNSGTPHNNKGDLFSSFDVEDFPVPGGRDEVWRFLPLRRIRGLHNGSFPEAAEARITVEGPSEVSVEKVAQNDERLKAAGAPVDRVAAQAWTAAASGTIVSIPANAELSEPVVITVTGAGPDVTTFGTVLIETGANSQATILVNYEGSGTHADNVNWVLGDGSRVHAVVDAEWAHDTVHLGAQQIVVGRDATLRHTVTTFGGEVVRITPRVKFTAPGGDVELTGVYFADDGQYIENRLLVDHSVPNCRSNVLYKGALQGKKGSDKPDAHTCWVGDVLIRAEAQGTDTYETNRNMVLTDAARADAIPNLEIETGEIAGAGHAATVGRFDEEQLFYLRARGIPEEEATRLIIRGFFNEVLNLIPVESVRDELIARVSGELEQANL, via the coding sequence ATGACCCAAGCTGCTGCTGAAACTGTCAACTCCGGCACGCCCCACAACAACAAGGGCGACCTGTTTTCCTCCTTCGATGTCGAGGACTTCCCGGTCCCGGGCGGCCGCGACGAGGTGTGGCGCTTCCTACCGCTGCGTCGCATTCGTGGCCTGCACAACGGCTCTTTCCCCGAGGCCGCGGAGGCGCGGATCACGGTCGAGGGCCCGAGCGAGGTCTCTGTTGAGAAGGTGGCGCAGAACGACGAGCGCCTGAAGGCCGCCGGCGCCCCCGTCGACCGCGTCGCCGCCCAGGCGTGGACGGCCGCGGCGTCCGGCACCATCGTGAGCATCCCGGCAAACGCCGAGCTCTCCGAGCCTGTCGTCATCACCGTCACTGGGGCTGGCCCGGACGTGACCACCTTCGGCACCGTCCTCATCGAGACCGGCGCGAACTCCCAGGCCACCATCCTGGTCAACTACGAGGGCTCCGGCACCCACGCCGACAACGTCAACTGGGTGCTGGGCGACGGCTCCCGCGTTCACGCCGTGGTGGACGCCGAGTGGGCCCACGACACGGTCCACCTCGGCGCCCAGCAGATCGTCGTCGGCCGTGATGCGACCCTGCGCCACACGGTGACCACTTTTGGTGGCGAGGTCGTGCGCATCACCCCGCGCGTGAAGTTCACCGCGCCCGGCGGCGACGTGGAGCTTACCGGCGTGTACTTCGCCGACGACGGCCAGTACATCGAGAACCGCCTGCTCGTCGACCACTCGGTGCCGAACTGCCGCTCCAACGTCCTGTACAAGGGCGCCCTGCAGGGCAAGAAGGGTTCCGACAAGCCGGACGCGCACACCTGCTGGGTGGGCGACGTGCTGATCCGTGCTGAGGCCCAAGGCACCGACACCTACGAAACGAACCGCAACATGGTGCTCACCGACGCTGCCCGCGCCGACGCGATCCCGAACTTGGAGATCGAGACCGGCGAGATCGCCGGTGCCGGCCACGCCGCAACCGTCGGCCGTTTCGACGAGGAGCAGCTGTTTTACCTGCGCGCCCGCGGTATCCCTGAAGAAGAGGCCACCCGCCTGATCATCCGTGGCTTCTTCAACGAGGTGCTCAACCTCATCCCGGTCGAGTCTGTCCGCGACGAGTTGATCGCCCGCGTCTCCGGCGAGCTCGAGCAGGCCAACCTTTAA
- a CDS encoding IS481 family transposase codes for MTHRNAPLTPAGRQKIVDVVLVDGYSQHRVAERLQISTAPINRWVKRARNGEALTDRSSQPRSCPHQLPVRTQRRIITLRLTRQWGPHRIGYHLGIPRSTVGRVLARYNLPKLACIDQATGLPVRKAPPVRYERSQPGDMIHVDIKKLSRIPNGGGWRVHGRGSEQDRRAGRARNAQRQAGAPAALGTIKHVYTKPYRPQTNGNVERFNRTLMQEWAYIRLYASEKARQQTYAEFIHDYNYHRAHTAIGGLTPAQRVHNITGKYS; via the coding sequence ATAACACACCGTAACGCACCTTTGACCCCGGCCGGTAGGCAGAAGATCGTCGATGTGGTTCTCGTCGACGGTTACTCCCAGCACCGGGTGGCCGAGCGGCTGCAGATTTCGACGGCCCCGATCAACCGGTGGGTCAAACGCGCCCGCAATGGCGAGGCTCTCACCGACCGCTCCAGCCAGCCCCGCAGCTGCCCGCACCAGCTGCCGGTGCGCACCCAGCGCCGCATCATCACACTGCGGTTGACTCGCCAGTGGGGCCCACACCGTATTGGCTACCACCTGGGAATTCCCCGGTCCACGGTTGGTCGGGTGCTGGCGCGCTACAACCTGCCGAAACTAGCCTGCATCGACCAGGCCACCGGCCTGCCGGTGCGCAAAGCACCACCAGTACGCTATGAACGCAGCCAACCCGGGGACATGATCCATGTCGACATCAAAAAGCTCAGTCGCATCCCCAACGGTGGCGGCTGGCGCGTGCACGGGCGTGGCTCTGAACAGGATCGCCGGGCGGGTCGCGCCCGCAACGCGCAAAGACAGGCTGGTGCGCCCGCTGCCCTGGGCACGATTAAGCATGTTTACACCAAGCCATACCGCCCGCAGACCAACGGCAACGTCGAGCGGTTTAACCGCACCCTGATGCAGGAATGGGCCTACATCCGCCTATACGCCAGCGAAAAGGCCCGACAGCAGACGTACGCGGAGTTTATCCACGACTACAACTACCATCGAGCCCACACCGCCATCGGCGGCCTCACCCCCGCACAACGCGTTCACAACATCACGGGGAAGTACAGCTAG
- the sufC gene encoding Fe-S cluster assembly ATPase SufC: MSTLEIKNLHANVLPTEEGQEPKPILKGVNLTIKSGETHAIMGPNGSGKSTLAYTLAGHPKYEVTEGEVLLDGENILEMEVDERARAGLFLAMQYPVEVPGVSSSNFMRSAVTAVRGEAPKLREWVQELNDARESLQMDASFSERSVNEGFSGGEKKRHEVMQLALMKPKFAIMDETDSGLDVDALRIVSDGINKYQGDTDGGVLMITHYKRILNYVTPDYVHIFADGKIVDTGDASLADTLEAEGYEKFIS; this comes from the coding sequence ATGTCTACTCTCGAAATCAAGAACCTCCACGCCAACGTCCTGCCCACCGAGGAAGGCCAGGAGCCGAAGCCCATCCTCAAGGGCGTCAACCTGACCATTAAGTCGGGCGAGACCCACGCCATCATGGGCCCGAACGGGTCCGGCAAGTCCACCCTTGCGTACACGCTCGCCGGCCACCCCAAGTACGAGGTGACCGAGGGTGAGGTGCTTCTCGACGGCGAGAACATCCTCGAAATGGAAGTCGACGAGCGCGCCCGCGCCGGCCTCTTCCTGGCTATGCAGTACCCGGTCGAGGTCCCCGGCGTGTCCTCTTCCAACTTCATGCGCTCGGCCGTCACCGCCGTGCGCGGCGAGGCCCCGAAGCTGCGCGAGTGGGTCCAAGAGCTCAACGACGCCCGCGAGTCCCTCCAAATGGATGCCTCCTTCTCCGAGCGCTCCGTCAACGAGGGCTTCTCCGGCGGCGAGAAGAAGCGCCACGAGGTCATGCAGCTGGCGCTCATGAAGCCCAAGTTTGCCATCATGGACGAGACCGACTCCGGCCTCGACGTCGACGCGCTGCGCATCGTCTCGGACGGCATCAACAAGTACCAGGGCGACACCGACGGCGGCGTGCTGATGATTACGCACTACAAGCGCATCCTCAACTACGTCACCCCGGACTACGTCCACATCTTCGCCGACGGCAAGATCGTCGATACCGGCGACGCATCCCTGGCAGACACCCTCGAGGCGGAAGGCTACGAGAAGTTCATCTCATGA
- a CDS encoding metal-sulfur cluster assembly factor, giving the protein MSQSTFDGPRERPTQTEEQIQLTSDVVEFLRDVIDPELGINVVDLGLVYDAWIEEEGEATKAVINMTLTSPACPLTDVIEEQASQAVVGNTAVDELELNWVWMPPWGPHMITDEGREQLRALGFAV; this is encoded by the coding sequence ATGAGCCAGAGCACATTCGACGGGCCGCGCGAGCGCCCGACGCAGACCGAAGAGCAAATCCAACTGACCAGCGACGTCGTCGAGTTCCTCCGCGACGTGATCGACCCGGAGCTCGGCATCAACGTCGTCGACCTGGGCCTCGTTTACGACGCGTGGATCGAGGAGGAGGGTGAGGCCACCAAGGCGGTGATCAACATGACGCTGACGTCGCCGGCGTGCCCGCTCACCGACGTTATCGAGGAGCAGGCCTCCCAGGCCGTCGTGGGCAACACCGCGGTCGACGAGCTGGAGCTGAACTGGGTGTGGATGCCGCCGTGGGGCCCCCACATGATCACCGACGAGGGCCGCGAGCAGCTGCGCGCGCTCGGCTTCGCGGTCTAA